The Myxococcales bacterium nucleotide sequence TCGCGCACCTGGCCCGGTTGGCGGCGGCGGCGGGCCAGGCGGCGGTCGATCCGAACTTCTTTCCGCCCTACCGGAGCCGGCGATGACGGGCGATATGCGCACCTTTTACGAGAACGAGGCGGAACGCCGCAAATGGGGCGAGGCGCTGGCGGGCGAAGGGCTGTTCCCGACCGAATTGCAACTGGTCCGCGAGGCGTTCGTTCCCGGCGGCCGGGTGCTGGACGTCGGCTGCGGCGGCGGCCGCGAGGCGTTCGGCCTGGCGGCGCTGGGTTTTCAGGTCACCGCGGTGGATTACCTGCCGGCGTTCGTCGCGGCGTGCCGGCAAGGCGCCGCCGCGCGCGGTCTATCGCTGGACGTGCGGCAGGCCGACGCGGCGGAACTGCCGTTCGCGGACGGCGCGTTCGATCACGTGATGATGGTCGGGCAATTGCTCGGCCACGTGCGCCCGCGCGAACGGCGCCGGCAGGTGTTGCGGGAAATCGGCCGGGTGATGCGGCCCGGCACCGCGATCGTCTCGACCAACGCCATTGAACGCCGTCGCTGGTACGGGGCATACTTTTGGCTGCTCAACGGCTGGCGCCGCGT carries:
- a CDS encoding class I SAM-dependent methyltransferase; protein product: MTGDMRTFYENEAERRKWGEALAGEGLFPTELQLVREAFVPGGRVLDVGCGGGREAFGLAALGFQVTAVDYLPAFVAACRQGAAARGLSLDVRQADAAELPFADGAFDHVMMVGQLLGHVRPRERRRQVLREIGRVMRPGTAIVSTNAIERRRWYGAYFWLLNGWRRVYNPLGLEPDDAFVRRIGGEKSASGERPLFHWYRTPEFRRDAAAAGWRVERWLRRYEQERALADPSTSGETFYVLRKE